One Cyanobacteria bacterium FACHB-DQ100 genomic region harbors:
- a CDS encoding peptidoglycan-binding protein: MALLGIDVSTYQGDIDWATVASQGVFYGFAKATEGATSRDDKFTRNWAGMRSVGIVRGAYHFFRPGRDPATQANNFLQTVQSIEAFDLPAVLDLEIDDGLSAATVIDRALQWLDIIETRTGRKPILYTFPSYWEEKLRNPKQFAAYPLWIANFGTRSPFVPVTWSRWTFHQYSESGTLRGIVGNVDLNQFNGNLDGLQKLLKGRIPLRQGSEGDVVQEMQNLLEAQGFDVGTPDGDFGPKTKAQVAAFQRAKNLVADGIVGVATWAALLAGKTAVPTPIPTPTPASPPPIDLINVAKSYRGAAHQDAALKWLQSQIPQSVLDDFAKRWRQP; this comes from the coding sequence GGTGTGTTTTATGGATTTGCCAAAGCCACCGAGGGCGCAACCAGCCGAGACGATAAATTTACGCGCAACTGGGCAGGAATGCGATCGGTCGGCATTGTCCGAGGTGCATACCATTTTTTCCGCCCCGGTCGAGATCCTGCTACTCAAGCGAATAACTTCCTGCAAACTGTGCAATCGATCGAGGCATTCGATTTGCCTGCTGTGCTTGATTTAGAAATCGACGACGGATTAAGCGCGGCAACAGTGATCGATCGAGCGCTGCAATGGCTTGACATTATCGAAACCAGAACCGGACGCAAACCCATTCTCTATACATTTCCAAGTTATTGGGAAGAAAAACTTAGAAATCCTAAACAGTTTGCAGCCTACCCGCTTTGGATTGCGAACTTCGGCACCCGATCACCCTTTGTTCCTGTCACCTGGAGCCGCTGGACATTCCATCAATATTCTGAATCCGGGACACTGCGCGGAATTGTAGGCAATGTCGATTTAAACCAATTCAATGGCAATTTAGATGGACTACAAAAGCTGTTAAAAGGTCGCATTCCCCTTAGACAAGGCTCAGAAGGAGATGTCGTGCAAGAAATGCAGAATTTGTTGGAAGCGCAGGGATTCGATGTCGGAACGCCCGATGGGGATTTTGGACCAAAAACCAAGGCGCAAGTCGCTGCGTTTCAAAGAGCAAAAAATCTAGTGGCAGATGGCATTGTTGGAGTGGCAACCTGGGCAGCGCTACTAGCAGGTAAAACCGCAGTACCGACTCCGATTCCAACTCCAACTCCCGCCTCTCCACCCCCGATCGACCTCATCAACGTCGCGAAGTCCTACCGGGGTGCAGCCCATCAAGATGCTGCCCTGAAATGGCTGCAAAGCCAGATTCCTCAATCGGTTCTGGATGACTTCGCGAAGCGCTGGAGACAGCCATAA